The Nitrospirota bacterium genome contains a region encoding:
- a CDS encoding spondin domain-containing protein, translating to MKTTWLSPLAAGVIAMTGSLTAVPVFADDDHEARRYAVTITNLTRGQVLTPPVVIVHNKQFSLFTPGEPVRPELARLAEDGMTQPLVDALATEQGVYQTQVGGLIPPGESTTVEIEVSGRFRLLTAAGMLASTNDGFYSVHDIRIPEERGLEVDADAYDAGSEANNESCAFIPGPPCGNPGVRDTVGAEGFVHIHAGIHGIADLVPATHDWRNPVAEVSIERIK from the coding sequence ATGAAAACCACATGGCTCTCTCCCCTGGCGGCCGGCGTGATCGCGATGACCGGCAGCCTCACCGCGGTTCCGGTCTTCGCAGACGACGACCACGAGGCTCGGCGCTACGCCGTGACGATCACCAATCTCACGCGTGGTCAGGTCCTGACCCCGCCCGTCGTCATCGTGCACAACAAGCAGTTCTCCCTCTTCACCCCCGGCGAACCCGTGCGCCCGGAGCTCGCTCGATTGGCCGAAGACGGGATGACCCAGCCGCTGGTGGACGCGCTCGCGACCGAACAGGGCGTGTATCAGACGCAGGTCGGAGGCCTCATTCCGCCGGGCGAATCCACCACCGTGGAAATCGAGGTCTCCGGACGGTTCCGGCTTCTGACCGCCGCGGGCATGCTGGCATCCACCAATGACGGATTCTACTCCGTCCACGACATCAGGATTCCTGAAGAGCGCGGGCTAGAAGTCGACGCGGACGCGTATGACGCGGGCAGCGAAGCCAACAACGAGTCGTGCGCCTTCATCCCGGGCCCGCCGTGCGGTAACCCCGGCGTTCGCGATACCGTTGGTGCCGAGGGCTTCGTGCATATCCACGCTGGTATACACGGCATCGCGGATCTGGTGCCCGCCACGCACGACTGGCGCAACCCCGTTGCCGAGGTCTCAATCGAGCGGATTAAGTGA